The genomic interval GAGCCGTCGACATGGGCTTCATGGTGGTCTCCGAGGTAGGGAAGAAGGACCCCGATGAAAAGGTGGCCACGGCCAAACTGCACGAAGAGATCGCCGCCGACTTAAAAAACGGGGCTTTCAAGGTCATCGTGGAAGCTCGGGAGGCGGGCAAAGGGGTGGGCATTTACGATAAGGATGGCAAGCCCAAGGATGAAGAAGTGGAAGCCATTATCAAAGGAGTGAAGGACCTAACTAAATTAGAGTGGGAAGCCCCCATTAAAAATCAGCAACAGTTCCTCATCCTGCGCTTCGGACCCAATGTTAACCTGGGCAATATCCCTCCCGAAGACATCCTGGCTTTGGAAGCGCTGCGCCAGGGGCTTCGTGGGGATACCCTGAAGAAGGCCTGGATGGCCAATCCGAAATACAAAAAATAAAAAAGGAGGAAAGGAAGATG from Deltaproteobacteria bacterium carries:
- a CDS encoding phosphosulfolactate synthase, whose translation is MGVKAFDGVFEMPVPGRTVKPRKEGLTMIIDKGLGLTATEDLLDSAADVIDFIKLTFGTSAFLDIDYLAEKVEMVKDADIWICPGGTFLEVSVWQGAYAKYLKRCKELGFNAIEVSDGTIEIDMKTRGDCIKRAVDMGFMVVSEVGKKDPDEKVATAKLHEEIAADLKNGAFKVIVEAREAGKGVGIYDKDGKPKDEEVEAIIKGVKDLTKLEWEAPIKNQQQFLILRFGPNVNLGNIPPEDILALEALRQGLRGDTLKKAWMANPKYKK